One Montipora foliosa isolate CH-2021 unplaced genomic scaffold, ASM3666993v2 scaffold_454, whole genome shotgun sequence genomic window carries:
- the LOC137989336 gene encoding uncharacterized protein, with translation MEVDDHSILVSYDVTSLFTNVPVDETIQILAEKAFKDDWFNKQHSLNITKSDLVELLNIATKNQLFQFEGSLYEQIDGVAMGSPLGPLMANTFMCSIEDRLQDLGKLPEFYKRYVDDTLSIMPNVETAKSFLSVLNEIHPSVSFTMELGEHGKLPFLGTEIRKCNGCLETRVYRKPTDTGLLLHYKSHVDVRYKKSLLKTILDRAFKVSSTWKLFHLECDRLTQTFSRLQYPAQLLQSTISNFVTKKVSDEAISTRACNVNEAPVRIVLPFKDQRSANSARRQLGELGRKIGIDIHAVYTSRKIGHHIKPKEKKPPIINQQRVVYHYKCGLCDANYVGYTCRHLYQRVEEHMKGSSSIGNHIKEQHGTVPSDIYRDFKILRKCESKFDCLIYEMLFIKELKPTLNKQSDSIRAKLFI, from the coding sequence TACAAATTTTAGCTGAAAAGGCATTCAAGGACGACTGGTTCAATAAGCAGCatagtctcaacattacaaaatCAGACTTGGTTGAATTGCTGAATATTGCCACCAAGAACCAGCTTTTTCAGTTTGAGGGGAGCTTGTATGAACAAATCGATGGTGTTGCTATGGGTTCGCCACTTGGACCCCTGATGGCCAACACATTTATGTGCAGTATTGAAGATCGACTTCAGGACCTAGGGAAATTACCCGAGTTCTACAAACGCTATGTGGATGACACATTAAGCATAATGCCCAACGTCGAAACAGCAAAATCATTCCTTTCTGTTCTGAACGAGATCCATCCATCGGTTAGCTTCACCATGGAACTTGGCGAACACGGTAAACTTCCCTTCCTGGGAACGGAGATTCGGAAATGCAATGGTTGCTTGGAGACAAGGGTATACAGAAAACCAACTGACACCGGATTATTGCTGCATTACAAGAGCCACGTCGATGTTAGATACAAGAAGTCATTGCTAAAAACAATCCTGGATCGTGCCTTTAAAGTGTCATCTACCTGGAAACTGTTCCACCTGGAATGTGACCGTCTCACACAAACGTTCTCCCGACTTCAGTACCCAGCCCAACTGCTGCAATCGACCATCAGTAATTTTGTCACCAAGAAAGTTTCCGACGAGGCAATTTCCACACGAGCATGTAACGTGAATGAAGCGCCTGTCAGAATAGTGTTACCTTTCAAAGATCAGAGATCGGCTAATTCAGCGCGAAGGCAACTTGGGGAACTGGGCCGAAAAATTGGAATTGATATTCACGCCGTGTATACAAGCCGTAAGATTGGACACCATATCAAACCGAAAGAAAAGAAGCCGCCTATCATAAACCAGCAACGCGTTGTTTACCATTACAAGTGTGGTTTGTGCGATGCAAACTATGTCGGGTATACGTGCCGACACCTCTATCAGCGCGTCGAGGAACACATGAAAGGATCGTCTTCAATCGGGAATCACATTAAAGAGCAACATGGAACAGTCCCGAGTGACATATATCGTgattttaagatcttgagaaagTGCGAAAGTAAATTCGATTGCCTCATctacgaaatgctttttataaagGAGCTTAAACCAACTTTGAACAAACAGTCAGATTCAATCCGTGCGAAGTTATTTATATAG
- the LOC137989337 gene encoding uncharacterized protein isoform X2 has translation MNSIVVCLFVFILGLLAVKIPAEVDRSEGPGRNPGLLRSSELSNAFQESSLITRRTVGKHNSDRWRKMNFAPVCFGAKNQEFGKFSVHYVSGGKLAAVKLVHLYGYVTCDSRHVSYWSYWGCGDYYSGDKIAVVITTATNHVLLPESQFIVAHGAKWSKVPGYTSVSPELELSFFNPYSVQSGQELRLWYGEDLMNVSEGDNRGRACVDIYAIYI, from the exons ATGAACTCAATTGTAGTTTGCCTTTTCGTGTTTATCCTTGGTTTGCTGGCTGTGAAAATTCCAGCCGAAGTTGACAGGAGTGAAGGGCCTGGTCGGAACCCAGGCTTGCTGAGAAGCTCGGAACTCTCAAACGCTTTCCAAGAATCTTCGCTTATCACCAGAAGAACTGTTGGGAAACACAACTCgg ATCGATGGCGAAAGATGAATTTCGCTCCAGTTTGTTTTGGTGCGAAGAATCAAGAGTTTGGCAAATTCTCCGTCCACTACGTCTCTGGTGGAAAGCTCGCTGCAGTAAAATTGGTTCACTTGTATGGTTACGTGACGTGCGACAGTCGCCACGTTTCCTACTGGTCCTACTGGGGCTGTGGTGACTACTACTCCGGTGACAAGATCGCGGTTGTCATAACAACTGCGACCAATCATGTTCTTTTGCCGGAAAGCCAGTTCATTGTTGCTCATGGTGCTAAATGGTCCAAAGTTCCCGGATACACCTCGGTCTCTCCGGAGCTTGAGTTGTCGTTTTTTAACCCTTATTCGGTCCAGTCAGGCCAAGAGCTCCGCCTGTGGTATGGCGAAGATTTGATGAATGTTAGCGAGGGAGACAATCGGGGAAGAGCCTGCGTCGATATTTACGCAATCTATATCTGA